One window of Atribacter laminatus genomic DNA carries:
- a CDS encoding ferredoxin domain-containing protein — protein MREVLEQVGELMAIAARTAPKSGGTDFVHVHVVKGDDVQKIGEGMIRYGEEKNIPGFIRDGKNLVASEVLVLIGIKDAAVMNLNCGACGLDTCQELQPIEKNEFKGPQCMFRLLDLGIALGSAVKTASLLNVDNRIMYRVGALARKMGYTQDDVVMGIPLSAQGKNIYFDRKG, from the coding sequence ATGAGAGAAGTGTTAGAGCAAGTTGGAGAATTGATGGCAATTGCAGCCCGAACGGCTCCTAAATCAGGTGGAACTGATTTTGTTCATGTTCACGTGGTAAAAGGGGATGATGTCCAAAAAATTGGAGAAGGGATGATTCGGTACGGCGAGGAAAAAAACATTCCAGGTTTTATTCGTGACGGGAAAAATCTAGTTGCATCGGAAGTTTTAGTATTAATAGGAATTAAGGACGCAGCAGTAATGAATTTAAATTGTGGAGCTTGTGGGTTAGATACCTGTCAAGAGTTGCAGCCGATTGAGAAAAACGAATTTAAAGGGCCTCAATGTATGTTTCGTTTACTTGATTTGGGTATTGCTCTTGGGTCAGCGGTAAAAACTGCCTCACTATTAAATGTTGACAATCGTATTATGTATAGAGTGGGGGCGTTAGCAAGAAAAATGGGTTATACTCAGGATGACGTAGTAATGGGAATTCCTCTTTCTGCCCAAGGGAAAAACATATATTTTGATCGAAAGGGTTAG
- a CDS encoding iron-containing alcohol dehydrogenase family protein, with translation MGDSFVFRLPREIFFGTNQGNDIGKILVNIGKRAIIITGRKSVKESGILDKITQSLDRNGLIYSIFDQVEPEPSLDTVNRGLKLSIDFNCEMVISLGGGSVLDCGKVIAGLIGNGKTIQPFFEGVPIVKAGVPWIALPTTAGTGSEMTSNSVLTDVDTGIKRSVRSPFLISRLVIIDPNFTLSMSPYLTAVSGIDALIQAIEAYTSPRSNPISNALVLEAIELLWKYLPKVVQDGANLLNREYVAKGSMLSAMGFANSSSGPAHGFSHLIGPKFSISHGETCAVLMPQVIRFNREVFSKKYLHIVNKIGIKETGKKDPAEEFALAFEDFLDQIHLRKRFKEFNVPLDKLISVLNINNIGKNITENPRPFQSSEMAELLKSSW, from the coding sequence ATGGGAGATTCATTTGTTTTTCGTTTGCCCAGGGAAATATTTTTTGGAACCAACCAAGGGAACGATATTGGTAAAATTTTGGTAAATATTGGGAAAAGAGCGATCATTATAACCGGCCGAAAGTCGGTTAAGGAAAGTGGTATTCTCGATAAAATTACCCAGTCTCTTGATCGAAATGGGCTCATATATTCTATATTTGACCAGGTTGAACCCGAACCTTCTTTGGATACTGTAAACAGAGGATTAAAACTATCAATTGATTTTAATTGTGAAATGGTTATTTCACTGGGTGGAGGAAGTGTTCTTGATTGTGGGAAAGTTATTGCCGGATTGATTGGGAATGGAAAAACCATACAGCCTTTTTTTGAAGGAGTACCAATAGTTAAGGCCGGTGTTCCTTGGATCGCACTTCCAACGACGGCAGGAACCGGTTCGGAAATGACCAGTAATTCGGTTTTAACCGATGTTGATACTGGAATTAAAAGAAGCGTTCGCAGTCCTTTTTTAATTTCACGGTTAGTTATCATTGATCCTAATTTTACTTTATCAATGAGTCCTTATCTCACAGCTGTTTCTGGAATAGATGCTTTAATACAGGCAATCGAAGCTTATACGAGCCCTCGTTCTAACCCGATTAGTAATGCACTGGTGTTAGAAGCCATTGAACTCCTTTGGAAATATCTTCCTAAGGTGGTTCAAGACGGAGCGAACCTCTTAAACCGTGAATATGTAGCCAAAGGAAGCATGTTGAGTGCTATGGGATTTGCAAATTCATCATCTGGACCTGCTCATGGGTTTTCTCATCTTATTGGGCCAAAGTTTTCTATTTCCCACGGAGAAACCTGTGCGGTTCTGATGCCCCAGGTTATTCGTTTTAATCGAGAAGTGTTTTCTAAAAAATACTTACATATTGTTAACAAAATCGGTATTAAAGAAACTGGAAAGAAGGACCCAGCAGAGGAATTTGCTCTGGCTTTTGAAGATTTTCTTGACCAAATCCATTTACGGAAAAGATTTAAAGAATTTAATGTTCCTCTTGACAAATTAATATCGGTTTTAAATATTAATAATATCGGTAAAAATATTACTGAAAATCCACGACCTTTCCAGTCATCAGAAATGGCCGAATTACTCAAATCATCATGGTAA
- a CDS encoding Lrp/AsnC ligand binding domain-containing protein — MAVQAYILLQIQVGKAQNVKKELALYSWVIRIDRVMGPFDLILLVEAEDNQEIGERLLKEIQKIHEVKSTLTCPII, encoded by the coding sequence ATGGCTGTTCAGGCATATATTCTTCTCCAAATTCAGGTTGGGAAAGCACAGAATGTTAAAAAAGAGTTAGCTTTGTATTCATGGGTTATTCGAATAGATCGAGTGATGGGTCCTTTTGACCTTATTCTTTTGGTTGAAGCCGAGGATAACCAAGAAATTGGGGAAAGACTGCTTAAAGAAATTCAAAAAATTCATGAAGTAAAATCTACTTTAACCTGTCCAATTATTTAA
- a CDS encoding aldo/keto reductase, with product MKKNRMGKLDLQVTEFCFGALPMGPLQANIPIDYGVHLIRKAWDNGVNFFDTAEIYQTSTYLREALVDFPEAIIATKSTASTYEEMEKSINRAQQELDRSMINIFHLHAARSTAAVFEERKGAFECLKDYKKKGIIQAVGISTHAVDVVEKAAEEPDIDVIFPIINIDGMGIIRGNTTTMIKAIQKASIRGKGIYAMKVLAGGHCIDRIFDAIEFVRNIREISSIAIGVVREVELDFHLLHFNQQPISKELMNQCLDRKQKKPVMLNNCRKCRLCVETCPSGAITMGSDRPLINLEKCLTCGYCLPVCPEFNIRFV from the coding sequence ATGAAAAAGAATAGGATGGGAAAGCTTGACCTACAGGTTACTGAATTTTGTTTTGGTGCTCTTCCCATGGGACCTCTCCAAGCAAATATTCCAATAGATTACGGAGTTCACTTGATTCGTAAAGCCTGGGATAATGGAGTAAACTTTTTTGATACTGCCGAAATTTATCAAACCTCCACTTACCTTCGAGAAGCTCTGGTTGATTTTCCAGAAGCTATCATAGCTACGAAATCTACTGCATCGACCTATGAAGAAATGGAAAAAAGCATCAATAGAGCTCAACAGGAACTAGACCGATCTATGATCAACATTTTTCATTTACATGCAGCCCGGTCTACAGCAGCAGTTTTCGAAGAAAGAAAAGGTGCATTTGAGTGTCTAAAAGATTATAAAAAGAAAGGAATTATTCAAGCAGTTGGAATATCAACCCACGCCGTTGACGTTGTTGAAAAAGCAGCTGAAGAACCGGATATTGATGTTATTTTTCCTATCATTAATATTGATGGAATGGGTATCATCCGGGGAAATACTACAACAATGATTAAAGCAATTCAAAAAGCTTCCATAAGGGGAAAAGGAATTTATGCAATGAAAGTCCTCGCTGGTGGTCACTGTATTGATCGAATATTTGATGCTATCGAATTTGTACGCAATATCCGAGAAATTAGCTCAATAGCAATAGGTGTGGTCAGGGAAGTCGAATTAGATTTTCATCTCCTTCACTTCAATCAACAACCAATTTCTAAAGAACTCATGAATCAGTGTCTAGATCGGAAACAGAAAAAACCGGTTATGCTAAATAATTGCCGAAAATGCCGATTATGTGTGGAAACCTGCCCCTCTGGAGCGATTACCATGGGATCTGATCGACCTTTAATAAACCTGGAAAAATGTCTAACTTGTGGATATTGTTTACCTGTTTGTCCTGAATTTAATATCCGCTTTGTCTAA
- a CDS encoding type III PLP-dependent enzyme, with the protein MEKSNLSAGVFGLSYDKIDKLIEQHDTPLFIIIRERLIDNYQAFRSFFPGVEVYYALKANPHPYIIQVLGEIGSSFDVASLQEIQLVLSHGISPQRMIFANTIKRKKGIRFAKDSGVSRLTYDNFDEIGKMARVFQGASVILRIKTPSVGSRINLSYKFGAEPNEALDLLLKAQDAGLNPIGISFHVGSPCTNVENYIASLKLVVEIFEQAASKGIHLHTIDIGGGFPLQVYQTKNIKVSVESMGKILTPLLLEYFGRDCTFVAEPGRSLVGSAGLLISKVIGRAKRSGKNWYYLDDGYYGTFTAIPFDKSVFEFYTFKDESEKYPCILAGPTCDSVDIIADGVLMPEMQLDDLVFVPNIGAYSWASATTFNGFEKPKVILA; encoded by the coding sequence TTGGAGAAAAGTAACCTTTCAGCCGGTGTGTTTGGTTTAAGCTATGATAAAATTGACAAGTTAATTGAACAGCATGACACTCCACTTTTTATTATAATTCGAGAGAGGTTAATAGATAACTATCAGGCTTTTCGATCTTTCTTCCCAGGGGTTGAAGTTTATTATGCTTTGAAAGCAAATCCACATCCCTATATTATCCAGGTTTTAGGGGAAATTGGATCTTCATTTGACGTGGCATCCCTTCAAGAAATTCAATTGGTTTTAAGCCACGGTATTTCTCCACAACGCATGATATTTGCTAATACGATTAAAAGAAAAAAAGGTATTCGTTTTGCCAAGGATAGTGGCGTTAGCCGTTTGACTTACGACAATTTTGATGAAATAGGGAAAATGGCTCGGGTTTTTCAAGGGGCGTCGGTTATCTTAAGGATTAAGACACCTTCGGTAGGTAGTCGGATTAATCTATCCTATAAGTTTGGTGCCGAACCCAATGAAGCTTTGGATTTGTTACTCAAGGCACAAGATGCTGGTTTGAATCCAATTGGTATCAGTTTTCATGTCGGTTCACCTTGCACGAATGTAGAAAATTATATTGCTTCTCTCAAATTAGTGGTAGAAATTTTCGAACAGGCAGCATCCAAAGGGATTCACCTTCATACCATTGATATCGGAGGCGGTTTTCCTCTTCAGGTTTACCAGACTAAAAATATCAAAGTGAGTGTTGAATCGATGGGTAAAATACTCACTCCCCTCTTATTGGAATATTTTGGCAGAGATTGTACTTTTGTTGCCGAACCGGGAAGAAGTCTGGTGGGAAGTGCTGGATTGTTGATTTCAAAAGTAATAGGACGAGCGAAACGCTCGGGTAAAAACTGGTATTATTTAGACGATGGATATTATGGGACATTTACAGCTATTCCTTTTGATAAATCAGTTTTTGAATTTTATACTTTTAAAGATGAAAGTGAAAAATATCCTTGCATATTGGCAGGACCAACTTGCGACTCAGTCGATATTATTGCTGATGGAGTTTTGATGCCCGAGATGCAATTGGATGACTTGGTGTTCGTTCCCAATATTGGTGCCTATTCATGGGCTTCGGCGACAACCTTTAATGGTTTTGAAAAACCAAAAGTCATTCTGGCTTAG
- a CDS encoding BMP family ABC transporter substrate-binding protein, giving the protein MNKWVWLLILVVFFAMGSVALAFDPIPAEDLKIGFVFVGPVGDGGWSYMHDQGRQAIEKAFPGVTTMYAESVPEGPDCARVMEQFVRNGAQLVFATSFGYMDQVIEVAKKYPDVIFMHCSGYKMADNVGLYFGRMYQARYLSGLVAGSMTKSNIIGFPAAHPIPEVIRMINAFTLGARKANPDARVKVVWLYSWFDPGKEKEATKALIDAGADMIGMHADSGSTPQTAEESGVYVIGYNNDMSSYAPTKCLTSSVWDWSTIYVDIIKKVIEGNWKPIDDWWGMDTGIVKLTSFSQDVPEEVKTLVQEEQEKIINGTWDVFWGPIKDQNGNEKIAEGQKMSDQDILSFSWFVEGVEGEIPVSQ; this is encoded by the coding sequence ATGAACAAATGGGTATGGTTATTAATTCTGGTGGTTTTTTTTGCCATGGGATCGGTTGCTCTAGCTTTTGATCCGATTCCAGCGGAAGATCTCAAGATTGGCTTTGTTTTTGTAGGTCCAGTTGGTGACGGGGGATGGAGTTATATGCACGACCAAGGACGCCAAGCAATAGAAAAAGCGTTTCCCGGGGTAACGACCATGTATGCTGAATCGGTCCCAGAAGGGCCAGATTGTGCACGAGTTATGGAACAATTTGTTCGAAACGGAGCGCAGCTGGTTTTTGCCACATCGTTTGGATATATGGACCAGGTTATTGAAGTTGCTAAGAAATACCCAGACGTAATTTTCATGCATTGTTCGGGGTATAAAATGGCTGACAATGTTGGTCTCTATTTTGGTAGGATGTACCAAGCTCGATATCTATCGGGGTTAGTGGCGGGAAGCATGACAAAAAGTAATATCATTGGTTTTCCGGCAGCCCATCCAATCCCTGAAGTAATCCGTATGATTAATGCTTTTACCTTAGGAGCCCGTAAGGCGAATCCCGACGCAAGAGTGAAGGTTGTTTGGCTTTATTCTTGGTTTGATCCTGGAAAAGAAAAAGAAGCTACTAAAGCACTTATTGATGCAGGAGCCGACATGATTGGTATGCATGCCGATTCTGGGTCAACTCCACAAACTGCTGAAGAGTCAGGGGTATATGTTATTGGTTATAACAATGATATGTCCAGCTATGCTCCGACGAAATGCCTGACTTCCTCGGTTTGGGATTGGTCAACAATTTATGTCGATATAATAAAAAAGGTTATTGAAGGAAACTGGAAACCAATTGACGATTGGTGGGGTATGGATACGGGAATTGTAAAACTTACCTCCTTTAGCCAAGATGTGCCGGAAGAAGTAAAAACCTTGGTTCAAGAAGAGCAGGAAAAAATAATTAATGGAACCTGGGATGTATTCTGGGGTCCGATAAAAGACCAAAATGGAAATGAGAAAATTGCTGAAGGGCAAAAAATGTCTGATCAAGATATCTTGTCTTTCTCGTGGTTTGTCGAAGGAGTAGAAGGAGAAATTCCGGTAAGCCAGTAA
- a CDS encoding ABC transporter permease, translated as MEMVVSILAAAVRSGTPILFATLGEIIIEKSGILNLGLEGIMLIGALTGFSVSLVSGNPWLGIMAAFILGALITLIHGFISITLRGNQVVSGLAMTIFGTGVSSLMGKAFIGKTIPGLLKTPFPVLNRIPFVGPIFFNHDLLVYFSFFLVIFLSWFLISTRIGLNLRAVGDSPRAADAMGLNINRIRYLAVAIGGGIVAIGGAYLSVAYNKMWTESMTAGRGWIAVALVIFAIWNPTRAALGAYLFGGVEAFQLRLQATGTSIPTPLLLMLPYLLTVCVLIFISIGKGKGILFGAPASLGQPYFREESE; from the coding sequence GTGGAAATGGTTGTTTCCATTCTGGCTGCAGCAGTTCGAAGTGGTACTCCCATTTTATTTGCAACTTTAGGGGAAATTATCATCGAAAAATCGGGAATTTTAAACTTGGGTTTAGAAGGAATAATGCTTATAGGAGCTCTCACGGGTTTTTCTGTAAGTTTAGTGAGCGGTAATCCTTGGTTGGGAATAATGGCAGCCTTTATTTTAGGAGCTCTTATAACTCTTATCCATGGTTTTATTTCTATCACATTAAGAGGCAATCAAGTGGTAAGTGGCTTGGCAATGACAATATTTGGAACCGGGGTCAGCTCCCTTATGGGAAAAGCATTCATCGGTAAGACCATTCCAGGTTTATTAAAAACTCCTTTTCCAGTTTTAAACCGCATTCCTTTTGTTGGTCCGATTTTTTTTAATCATGACCTGCTGGTTTATTTTTCCTTTTTCCTGGTTATTTTCCTTTCATGGTTTTTAATCTCGACTCGGATAGGCTTAAACTTACGAGCAGTAGGTGACAGTCCCAGGGCTGCTGATGCGATGGGATTAAACATTAATCGGATTCGTTATTTAGCAGTGGCAATTGGTGGTGGCATCGTTGCCATAGGCGGAGCTTATCTCTCAGTAGCTTATAATAAAATGTGGACTGAATCAATGACTGCAGGAAGAGGTTGGATTGCAGTGGCTCTGGTTATATTTGCAATATGGAATCCAACCCGGGCTGCTTTAGGGGCTTATCTTTTTGGAGGCGTAGAAGCTTTTCAATTAAGACTTCAAGCAACTGGAACGAGCATCCCAACGCCTTTACTTCTAATGCTTCCCTATCTTCTTACGGTTTGTGTCCTCATTTTTATTTCAATTGGAAAAGGCAAGGGTATCCTGTTTGGAGCCCCAGCTTCTTTGGGTCAACCTTATTTTCGCGAAGAAAGTGAATAA
- a CDS encoding ABC transporter permease yields MSISVRVDKRTYSSWFLSVFLPIISVLLALIGGSIFLAFLKVSPLQAYRGMFQTAFGDWYGISETIVKAIPLTLSGIAVTLAFKATVWNIGAAGQIFLGALATTAAVRYFYVDNHWMMFFIMFLLAGIAGGSWAAIAGYLKARWNVNETITTLMLNYVAIHLVDYFIYGPWKDPDSLGFPMTAPFPEAARIPLLVGTRIHYGLFIAIFFAIFFWFIFRYTRWGYEIQVIGESPKAAQYAGIYYLRYIVLIMFISGAIAGIAGMCEVSGLQGRLQHGFTAEFGFTAIIVAWLARLNPISVMLVSFLIGALQVGGESLQIVMRLPIASTLVLQGLILFFVLGGEFFRNYRIRFIRGDER; encoded by the coding sequence ATGAGTATTTCTGTTCGAGTTGATAAACGAACTTATTCCTCCTGGTTTTTAAGTGTTTTTCTTCCTATCATATCGGTATTGTTAGCCTTGATCGGTGGATCAATTTTCTTAGCATTTCTCAAGGTATCCCCACTTCAAGCTTATCGTGGAATGTTTCAAACCGCATTCGGTGATTGGTATGGAATTAGTGAAACCATTGTAAAAGCCATTCCCTTAACTCTATCAGGCATAGCGGTTACTTTGGCTTTTAAAGCCACCGTTTGGAATATTGGTGCTGCCGGCCAAATCTTTTTGGGAGCTTTGGCAACGACTGCTGCAGTTCGGTATTTTTATGTAGATAACCACTGGATGATGTTTTTTATCATGTTTTTATTAGCTGGTATTGCTGGTGGAAGTTGGGCCGCTATAGCAGGATATTTAAAAGCTCGTTGGAATGTAAACGAAACTATTACTACATTAATGCTTAACTATGTCGCTATACACCTGGTTGATTATTTTATCTATGGGCCGTGGAAAGACCCAGATAGCTTGGGATTTCCCATGACTGCTCCTTTTCCTGAGGCGGCACGGATTCCTCTTCTCGTTGGGACGAGAATCCATTACGGGCTCTTTATTGCAATCTTTTTTGCAATTTTTTTCTGGTTTATCTTTCGTTATACCCGTTGGGGGTATGAAATACAAGTTATTGGCGAAAGCCCAAAAGCAGCTCAATATGCTGGTATTTATTATTTAAGATATATTGTCCTAATTATGTTTATATCTGGGGCAATAGCAGGGATTGCCGGAATGTGTGAGGTTTCAGGCTTACAGGGACGCCTACAGCATGGTTTTACTGCAGAATTCGGATTTACTGCGATTATTGTTGCTTGGTTGGCTCGTTTGAATCCTATTTCGGTTATGCTGGTTTCCTTTCTTATTGGTGCCCTTCAGGTAGGAGGCGAAAGCCTGCAGATTGTAATGCGATTACCCATCGCTAGCACCTTGGTTTTGCAAGGATTAATACTGTTTTTTGTTTTAGGGGGAGAATTTTTTAGGAATTACCGAATACGGTTTATTAGAGGAGATGAGCGCTAA
- a CDS encoding ABC transporter ATP-binding protein, translated as MSGVEMKGITKTFGSVIANQKVDFDLKYGEIHALLGENGAGKSTLMNILYGLYLPDSGNIFINGQKCDFRSPFDAIRAGIGMVHQHFMLIPGQTVWENMILGLNNLPQILPKQEIKRQIMELSEKYCLQIDPMSFVWQLSIGEQQRVAILQMLYRKAKLLILDEPTAVLTPQESQNLFKMLAFMASEGYGIIFISHKLDEVMRLSHRVTILRKGEKVGSVLTCETTKEKLAEMMMGQKFVFSIQKQPKLSGPLVFDVENIQVRGDRGFQVIRDLSLQIHQGEVLGMAGVAGNGQQELCEALSGLRRIESGKIKINQHELTNRPPRHFINKGLRYIPADRRGVGLIPNMMVDENAILKKYWKNPISKGSLINWYEVDQYARYLIRKFYIAVPHSRYPVKNLSGGNLQKLMLGRELSDSPQVIIAMHPTWGLDVAATKFVREQILKERDRGASVLLISEDIEELVALSDRLAVICKGEIMGIVDQPQEITPEVLGLMMAGTPLKNIQKVSA; from the coding sequence ATGAGTGGCGTTGAAATGAAAGGAATCACCAAGACTTTTGGGAGCGTTATAGCCAATCAAAAGGTTGACTTTGATTTAAAATATGGAGAAATTCATGCTTTATTAGGAGAAAATGGCGCCGGTAAATCAACATTAATGAATATTTTATATGGTCTTTACCTTCCCGACTCGGGAAACATTTTTATTAATGGTCAAAAATGTGATTTTCGTTCACCTTTTGATGCAATTCGGGCTGGAATAGGGATGGTTCATCAGCATTTTATGCTGATTCCTGGTCAAACCGTCTGGGAAAATATGATTTTGGGTTTAAATAATCTTCCTCAAATTCTTCCCAAACAAGAAATAAAAAGGCAGATAATGGAATTATCGGAAAAATATTGTCTTCAGATAGATCCGATGTCATTTGTTTGGCAATTGTCGATCGGGGAACAACAAAGGGTAGCTATTTTACAGATGCTCTATCGGAAGGCAAAACTGCTCATTCTCGATGAACCAACGGCAGTATTAACTCCTCAAGAAAGCCAGAATTTATTTAAAATGCTTGCTTTTATGGCATCGGAAGGGTATGGAATAATTTTTATCTCACACAAATTGGATGAAGTTATGAGGTTATCCCATCGGGTAACCATTCTTCGCAAAGGTGAAAAAGTTGGGTCGGTTCTTACCTGTGAAACCACCAAGGAAAAATTAGCGGAAATGATGATGGGGCAGAAATTTGTTTTTTCGATTCAAAAGCAACCAAAATTATCCGGTCCTTTAGTTTTCGATGTTGAAAATATTCAAGTTCGTGGTGATCGTGGATTTCAGGTTATTCGAGATCTTTCGTTACAAATACATCAAGGAGAAGTACTTGGAATGGCTGGTGTGGCAGGGAATGGTCAACAGGAATTATGCGAAGCGCTATCAGGCTTACGAAGGATCGAGTCAGGAAAAATAAAAATAAATCAACATGAACTTACCAACCGACCGCCCCGACATTTTATAAATAAAGGTCTTCGATATATTCCGGCTGACCGACGTGGAGTTGGTTTAATTCCGAATATGATGGTCGATGAAAATGCAATTTTGAAAAAGTATTGGAAAAACCCCATTTCAAAGGGATCATTAATTAATTGGTATGAAGTGGATCAATATGCCCGCTATTTAATTCGAAAATTTTATATTGCCGTTCCTCATAGTCGCTATCCGGTAAAGAATCTTTCCGGGGGCAATCTTCAAAAACTAATGTTAGGGCGAGAACTCAGCGATTCACCTCAAGTTATTATTGCTATGCATCCAACATGGGGTTTAGACGTTGCGGCTACCAAATTTGTTCGGGAACAAATTCTAAAAGAAAGAGACCGAGGGGCTTCGGTTCTTTTAATTTCTGAAGACATAGAAGAACTAGTTGCTTTGAGTGACCGACTGGCCGTCATATGTAAAGGAGAAATCATGGGAATTGTTGACCAACCACAGGAGATCACACCTGAAGTTTTAGGCTTGATGATGGCAGGAACTCCATTAAAAAATATTCAAAAGGTTTCTGCATGA
- a CDS encoding isocitrate/isopropylmalate dehydrogenase family protein, with protein sequence MKHTITLIPGDGTGPEITNTVVSVLEATGLEVEWDVQEAGSDVLEKYGTPLPNHVLESIKKNKVALKGPITTPVGTGFRSVNVALRKELDLFACVRPCKTYPGVRSRYENIDLVIIRENTEDLYAGIEFEVNKETTTHLIQNIKELSGHSIRSDAGLSIKPISVFGSKRIITFAFEYARQNKRHKVTAVHKANIMKYSDGLFLQVARQVATSYPDIEFEDRIVDNMCMQLVQKPELYDVLVLPNLYGDILSDLGAGLVGGLGVAPGANIGNDYAVFEPTHGSAPKYKNQNKVNPIAMILSGMMMLQYIGEKEKAQKLEKAVAKVIQENRFVTYDMKPISDQHQAAKTHEVGEAISRILTK encoded by the coding sequence ATGAAACACACCATAACCCTCATACCGGGAGATGGCACCGGTCCAGAGATCACCAATACGGTAGTCAGTGTTCTGGAAGCAACTGGTCTCGAAGTTGAATGGGATGTTCAGGAAGCTGGGTCTGATGTTCTTGAAAAATATGGAACCCCGTTACCAAATCATGTTCTTGAATCAATAAAAAAGAATAAAGTCGCACTCAAGGGTCCGATTACGACTCCGGTTGGAACTGGTTTCCGGAGTGTAAATGTCGCTCTTCGGAAGGAACTGGATCTCTTTGCTTGTGTACGACCTTGCAAAACCTATCCAGGGGTTCGGTCGCGATATGAAAATATTGATCTGGTTATCATTCGGGAAAATACCGAAGACCTTTATGCCGGTATCGAGTTTGAAGTAAATAAAGAAACCACGACTCATTTAATCCAAAACATAAAAGAATTAAGTGGTCACTCAATACGCAGTGATGCCGGTTTAAGTATTAAACCAATATCGGTTTTTGGTTCAAAGCGAATTATTACTTTCGCATTTGAATATGCCCGTCAGAATAAACGGCACAAGGTCACTGCTGTTCACAAAGCGAATATCATGAAATATTCTGATGGTCTTTTCCTTCAGGTTGCTCGTCAAGTGGCAACAAGTTATCCGGATATAGAATTTGAAGATCGCATTGTTGACAATATGTGTATGCAATTAGTGCAAAAACCAGAACTTTATGACGTATTAGTTCTCCCCAACCTCTATGGTGATATTCTTTCTGATTTAGGAGCTGGTCTGGTTGGAGGTCTAGGTGTTGCACCTGGAGCAAATATCGGCAATGACTATGCTGTATTTGAACCAACTCATGGAAGTGCTCCCAAATACAAAAACCAAAACAAAGTAAATCCTATTGCTATGATTCTTTCGGGAATGATGATGCTTCAGTATATCGGTGAAAAAGAAAAAGCCCAGAAGTTGGAAAAAGCTGTTGCCAAGGTTATTCAAGAAAATCGTTTTGTAACCTATGATATGAAGCCTATTTCCGATCAACACCAAGCAGCCAAAACCCATGAAGTTGGAGAAGCTATTAGCCGAATTCTTACCAAATAA
- a CDS encoding fumarylacetoacetate hydrolase family protein, protein MKYLRFLKPDTNQWSWGIIEKDSIIEEFSDSYFNSSEKNGFSLNLSQVKLGSPTLPSKVVAVGLNYRDHIQEFGHQVPDHPILFIKPSTAVLEPGGTILLPQQSNQVDFEGELAVVIKQTAYQITAQDAPNYILGYTCFNDVTARDLQSIDGQWTRAKSFDTFAPIGPWIVSKLNPNRLQILTRVNGTIRQQSNTKHLVFPINELVAYISQIMTLLPGDVIATGTPSGVGPLKPGDRVDVEIEGIGILTNLVRKI, encoded by the coding sequence ATGAAATATTTACGGTTTCTAAAACCTGATACCAATCAGTGGAGTTGGGGCATTATTGAAAAAGATTCAATCATAGAAGAATTTTCCGATTCTTATTTTAATTCATCAGAAAAAAATGGATTTTCGCTTAATCTGTCTCAGGTAAAACTAGGATCACCCACTCTCCCATCAAAAGTTGTTGCTGTAGGCTTAAACTACCGCGACCACATCCAAGAATTCGGCCACCAAGTTCCCGATCATCCTATCCTGTTTATCAAACCATCAACAGCGGTTCTTGAACCAGGAGGAACTATACTCCTTCCCCAACAATCAAACCAAGTAGATTTTGAAGGCGAGCTTGCAGTGGTAATAAAACAAACTGCCTATCAGATAACCGCCCAAGATGCTCCAAATTATATTCTCGGTTATACTTGTTTTAATGATGTCACCGCTCGTGATTTGCAGAGCATTGATGGACAATGGACCCGAGCCAAATCTTTTGATACTTTTGCCCCAATCGGTCCGTGGATAGTTTCCAAGTTAAACCCCAACCGCCTCCAAATCCTCACCCGGGTAAACGGGACAATTCGACAACAATCAAATACTAAACATCTGGTTTTCCCAATAAACGAATTAGTTGCCTATATATCTCAAATTATGACTCTACTTCCCGGGGATGTTATTGCAACCGGTACTCCATCAGGCGTTGGTCCTTTAAAACCAGGAGATCGTGTAGATGTTGAAATTGAGGGAATTGGAATTTTAACCAATCTCGTCAGGAAAATATAG